A section of the Agromyces aurantiacus genome encodes:
- the gabT gene encoding 4-aminobutyrate--2-oxoglutarate transaminase produces the protein MTLVEPTATAVGGPALPQERRLVTSIPGPRSQELMARKAQAVAKGVGTTIPVSVVAAGGGVIVDADGNSIIDLGSGIAVTGVGNSNPRVVEAVTAQLNAFTHTCFTVAPYDSYVAVAEKLNELTPGDHEKRSALFNSGAEAVENAVKIARHYTKKMAVVAFDHAYHGRTNLTMGLTAKNIPYKNGFGPFAPEVYRAPLSYPFRDGGLSGAEAAARAITQIEKQIGAENLAAIIIEPIQGEGGFIVPAPGFLAALVAWANENDVVFIADEVQTGFGRTGHWFASEHEGIVPDLIVTAKGIAGGLPLSGVTGRAEIMDSAMAGGLGGTYAGSPIACAAALAAIESYQQDGLIERARQIGSVLIGRLNALRTADARIGDVRGRGAMVAIELVDPATGAPDAALTGKLAAYAAEHGVLVLTCGTYGNVIRFLPPLTISDELLVEGLEVLAEGLRNA, from the coding sequence ATGACCCTCGTCGAACCCACGGCCACCGCCGTCGGCGGCCCCGCCCTCCCGCAGGAGCGCCGCCTCGTCACCAGCATCCCCGGCCCCCGCTCGCAGGAGCTCATGGCCCGCAAGGCGCAGGCCGTCGCCAAGGGCGTCGGCACCACCATCCCCGTCTCGGTCGTCGCGGCGGGCGGCGGCGTCATCGTCGACGCCGACGGCAACTCGATCATCGACCTCGGCTCGGGCATCGCCGTGACCGGCGTCGGCAACTCGAACCCGCGCGTCGTCGAGGCGGTCACCGCGCAGCTGAACGCCTTCACGCACACGTGCTTCACCGTCGCCCCGTACGACTCGTACGTCGCCGTCGCCGAGAAGCTCAACGAGCTCACCCCCGGCGACCACGAGAAGCGCTCCGCGCTGTTCAACTCCGGTGCCGAGGCCGTCGAGAACGCCGTCAAGATCGCGCGCCACTACACGAAGAAGATGGCGGTCGTCGCGTTCGACCACGCCTACCACGGCCGCACGAACCTCACGATGGGCCTCACCGCCAAGAACATCCCGTACAAGAACGGCTTCGGCCCGTTCGCGCCCGAGGTGTACCGCGCGCCCCTCAGCTACCCCTTCCGCGACGGCGGCCTCTCGGGCGCCGAGGCCGCGGCCCGCGCGATCACCCAGATCGAGAAGCAGATCGGCGCCGAGAACCTCGCCGCGATCATCATCGAGCCCATCCAGGGCGAGGGCGGCTTCATCGTGCCCGCGCCCGGCTTCCTCGCCGCGCTCGTGGCGTGGGCGAACGAGAACGACGTCGTCTTCATCGCCGACGAGGTGCAGACCGGCTTCGGCCGCACCGGCCACTGGTTCGCGAGCGAGCACGAGGGCATCGTGCCCGACCTCATCGTGACCGCGAAGGGCATCGCGGGCGGCCTGCCGCTCTCGGGCGTCACCGGGCGCGCCGAGATCATGGACTCCGCCATGGCCGGCGGCCTCGGCGGCACCTACGCGGGCAGCCCGATCGCCTGCGCCGCGGCGCTCGCCGCGATCGAGTCCTACCAGCAGGACGGCCTCATCGAGCGGGCCCGCCAGATCGGCTCCGTCCTGATCGGCCGCCTCAACGCGCTCCGAACGGCCGACGCGCGCATCGGCGACGTCCGCGGCCGCGGCGCCATGGTCGCGATCGAGCTGGTCGACCCCGCCACCGGCGCGCCCGACGCGGCCCTCACCGGCAAGCTCGCCGCCTACGCGGCCGAGCACGGCGTGCTCGTGCTCACGTGCGGCACCTACGGCAACGTGATCCGGTTCCTGCCGCCGCTGACCATCAGCGACGAGCTGCTCGTCGAGGGCCTCGAGGTCCTCGCGGAAGGGCTGCGGAACGCATGA
- a CDS encoding PucR family transcriptional regulator, which translates to MKPTVRTLLDRDDLALTLRTDEAVLPEGALDAPVPWVHSSDLADPAPFLEPGQVLLTTGTQFGADTEHDDPAGFDAYVARLREAGIAALGFGTEVIRSTPELLVDACARHGLPLIEVPYRVPFIRIARTIADLNAADANARQAWALQAQRAISLAALRPDGLGATLTELSHRLGTWVGLVDAAGALDREAPVGGLGQPALGEVVGEARSMLRRGQRASRTLEAGDSVGRPQRMTLQTLGAGGALRGVLVIGESPELDAAGREVVNAVIALAGLALEQNRDLDRARGHLRSGLLRSMLAGDVELAAGVSAEMWGPLPHDPVRVAVADLPTEHVDRMAEFLELRVDEKDGRLFFGRDGETVVVVAEDADTRVADELAAEFDVPVGVSDAASVTELARLHEQATRALERARETGAGVTWFDDISRQGVLAFLARTDARAVARATLEPLIDYDRENGTGLLETTRTWLEHGGQFDATAQELGVHRHTVRSRIALAEKLLGRDLSGFHARADLWAALLATE; encoded by the coding sequence GTGAAGCCCACCGTGCGAACCCTGCTCGATCGGGACGACCTCGCGCTCACCCTGCGCACCGACGAGGCCGTGCTGCCCGAGGGCGCGCTCGACGCGCCCGTGCCCTGGGTGCACAGCTCCGACCTCGCCGATCCGGCGCCGTTCCTCGAGCCCGGCCAGGTGCTGCTGACCACCGGCACGCAGTTCGGCGCCGACACCGAGCACGACGACCCTGCCGGGTTCGACGCGTACGTCGCGCGCCTGCGCGAAGCGGGCATCGCCGCGCTCGGCTTCGGCACCGAGGTCATCCGGTCCACTCCCGAGCTCCTCGTCGACGCGTGCGCGCGTCACGGGCTGCCCCTCATCGAGGTGCCCTACCGCGTGCCGTTCATCCGCATCGCCCGCACGATCGCCGACCTCAACGCCGCGGATGCGAACGCGCGGCAGGCGTGGGCCCTGCAGGCGCAGCGCGCGATCTCGCTCGCCGCGCTGCGACCCGACGGGCTCGGCGCGACGCTCACCGAGCTCAGCCACCGGCTGGGCACGTGGGTCGGCCTGGTGGATGCCGCGGGCGCCCTCGACCGGGAGGCGCCGGTCGGCGGGCTCGGCCAGCCGGCGCTCGGCGAGGTCGTCGGCGAGGCGCGCTCGATGCTGCGCCGCGGGCAGCGTGCGAGCCGCACGCTCGAAGCGGGCGATTCGGTCGGCCGGCCGCAGCGGATGACGCTGCAGACGCTCGGCGCGGGCGGCGCCCTGCGCGGCGTGCTCGTGATCGGCGAATCCCCTGAACTCGACGCCGCGGGACGCGAGGTCGTGAACGCGGTCATCGCGCTCGCGGGGCTCGCGCTCGAGCAGAATCGCGACCTCGACCGGGCGCGCGGCCACCTGCGCTCGGGCCTGCTGCGCTCGATGCTCGCCGGCGACGTCGAGCTCGCCGCGGGCGTCTCCGCCGAGATGTGGGGGCCGCTGCCGCACGACCCGGTCCGCGTCGCGGTCGCCGACCTGCCCACCGAGCACGTCGACCGGATGGCGGAATTCCTCGAGCTCCGGGTGGACGAGAAGGACGGCCGCCTCTTCTTCGGGCGCGACGGCGAGACGGTCGTCGTGGTCGCCGAGGACGCCGACACGCGCGTGGCCGACGAGCTCGCGGCCGAGTTCGACGTGCCGGTCGGCGTGTCCGACGCGGCATCCGTCACCGAGCTCGCCCGGCTGCACGAGCAGGCGACGCGCGCGCTCGAGCGCGCGCGGGAGACCGGCGCGGGCGTGACGTGGTTCGACGACATCAGCCGCCAGGGCGTGCTCGCGTTCCTGGCCCGCACCGACGCGCGCGCGGTGGCGCGCGCCACGCTCGAGCCGCTCATCGACTACGACCGCGAGAACGGCACGGGCCTGCTGGAGACCACGCGCACGTGGCTCGAGCACGGCGGCCAGTTCGACGCGACCGCGCAGGAGCTCGGCGTGCACCGGCACACGGTCCGCAGCCGGATCGCGCTCGCCGAGAAGCTGCTCGGCCGCGACCTGTCGGGGTTCCACGCGCGCGCCGACCTCTGGGCGGCCCTGCTCGCCACGGAGTGA
- a CDS encoding NAD-dependent succinate-semialdehyde dehydrogenase: MTTATQESALLDRVADGLYIGGEWVAAEGGKTFEVRDPSTGEVLKEIADASAADGMRALDAAVAAQDAWAKTAPRERGEILRRAFDLLVERREDFALLMTLEMGKPLAEARGEVNYGGEFLRWFSEEAVRITGRYGWNPEGTGRIVVAQRPVGPSYFITPWNFPLAMATRKIAPALAAGCTVVVKPAALTPLTTVAFVQLLEEVGLPKGVVNVVTTTSSSKVSGPIIADPRLRKLSFTGSTEVGRKLIEQSAQGILRTSMELGGNAPFVVFEDADLDKAVEGALVAKFRNIGQACTAANRFIVHESVAAEFARRVTERVSAMRVGRGTEDGVNIGPLIDDDAVASTDELVQDAVSKGAKVLAGGSAIDGTGSFYAPTVLGDVSADARLLREEIFGPVLGITTFADEDEAVRLANSTEYGLISYVFTQDLARGHRMIDRLDTGMMGLNTGLVSNAAAPFGGVKQSGIGREGGFEGIHEFLDTKYTLIPA; the protein is encoded by the coding sequence ATGACCACTGCAACGCAGGAATCCGCCCTCCTCGACCGCGTCGCCGACGGCCTCTACATCGGCGGCGAATGGGTCGCCGCCGAGGGCGGGAAGACCTTCGAGGTGCGCGACCCCTCGACGGGCGAGGTGCTCAAGGAGATCGCCGACGCCTCGGCGGCCGACGGCATGCGCGCGCTCGACGCGGCCGTCGCCGCGCAGGACGCGTGGGCGAAGACCGCTCCGCGCGAGCGCGGCGAGATCCTCCGCCGCGCGTTCGACCTGCTCGTGGAGCGCCGTGAGGACTTCGCCCTGCTCATGACGCTCGAGATGGGCAAGCCGCTCGCCGAGGCGCGCGGCGAGGTGAACTACGGCGGCGAGTTCCTCCGCTGGTTCAGCGAGGAGGCCGTGCGCATCACGGGCCGCTACGGCTGGAACCCCGAGGGCACCGGCCGCATCGTGGTCGCGCAGCGCCCGGTGGGCCCGTCGTACTTCATCACCCCGTGGAACTTCCCCCTCGCGATGGCCACCCGCAAGATCGCGCCGGCGCTCGCCGCGGGCTGCACGGTGGTCGTCAAGCCCGCCGCGCTCACGCCGCTCACGACCGTCGCGTTCGTGCAGCTGCTCGAGGAGGTCGGGCTGCCCAAGGGCGTCGTGAACGTGGTCACCACCACGAGCTCGTCGAAGGTCTCGGGCCCGATCATCGCCGACCCGCGCCTGCGCAAGCTCTCGTTCACGGGCTCGACCGAGGTCGGCCGCAAGCTCATCGAGCAGTCGGCCCAGGGCATCCTGCGCACGTCGATGGAGCTCGGCGGCAATGCGCCGTTCGTCGTCTTCGAGGACGCCGACCTCGACAAGGCCGTGGAGGGCGCGCTCGTCGCGAAGTTCCGCAACATCGGCCAGGCGTGCACGGCCGCGAACCGCTTCATCGTGCACGAGTCGGTCGCGGCCGAGTTCGCTCGCCGCGTCACCGAGCGCGTCTCGGCCATGCGCGTCGGCCGCGGCACCGAGGACGGCGTCAACATCGGCCCGCTCATCGACGACGACGCGGTCGCCTCGACCGACGAGCTCGTGCAGGACGCGGTGTCCAAGGGCGCGAAGGTGCTCGCGGGCGGCTCGGCGATCGACGGCACCGGCTCGTTCTACGCGCCGACCGTGCTCGGCGACGTCTCGGCCGACGCGCGCCTGCTCCGCGAGGAGATCTTCGGACCGGTGCTCGGCATCACGACGTTCGCCGACGAGGACGAGGCCGTGCGCCTCGCGAACTCGACCGAGTACGGCCTCATCTCCTACGTGTTCACGCAGGACCTCGCCCGCGGTCACCGCATGATCGACCGCCTCGACACCGGCATGATGGGCCTGAACACGGGCCTCGTCTCCAACGCGGCGGCGCCCTTCGGCGGCGTCAAGCAGTCGGGCATCGGCCGCGAGGGCGGCTTCGAGGGCATCCACGAATTCCTCGACACGAAGTACACCCTGATCCCGGCGTAA
- a CDS encoding Glu/Leu/Phe/Val family dehydrogenase, with protein MNPVTAPTTSPVDAAASAPRPAHAEPTPLADARAQLAEAVALLGYGDGLHQMLATPRRELSVAVPLRMDSGESRLYLGYRVQHNFSRGPAKGGLRYAPNVNLDEVRALAMWMTWKCALLDVPYGGAKGGLAIDPREHSQAELERVTRRYTSEILPIIGPERDIPAPDIGTDERTMAWIMDTYSVNSGYTVPGIVTGKPISLGGSLGRASATSRGVTHIALAALRHAGLEPARSSAAVQGFGKVGADAARFLAEAGVKVTAVSDQYGAVRNDGGLDIEALSDHVKATGSVVGFAGADELDRDAVLTQDVDLLVPAAVEGVLNEGNAGAVKARVIVEGANGPTTPAADAILRERGALVVPDILANAGGVIVSYFEWVQANQAYWWRADEVESRLEERMLNAWRHVLGYAEARDLSLRTAATALAVERVAEAHRLRGLYP; from the coding sequence ATGAACCCCGTGACGGCGCCGACGACGTCGCCCGTGGATGCCGCGGCATCCGCTCCTCGACCGGCCCACGCCGAGCCGACCCCGCTGGCCGACGCGCGCGCCCAGCTCGCCGAGGCCGTGGCGCTGCTCGGCTACGGCGACGGCCTCCACCAGATGCTCGCGACCCCGCGCCGCGAGCTCAGCGTGGCCGTGCCGCTGCGCATGGACTCGGGCGAGAGCCGCCTGTACCTCGGCTACCGCGTGCAGCACAACTTCTCGCGCGGCCCCGCCAAGGGCGGCCTGCGCTACGCGCCGAACGTGAACCTCGACGAGGTGCGCGCGCTCGCGATGTGGATGACGTGGAAGTGCGCCCTGCTCGACGTGCCGTACGGCGGCGCGAAGGGCGGCCTCGCGATCGACCCGCGCGAGCACTCGCAGGCCGAGCTCGAGCGCGTGACCCGTCGGTACACGAGCGAGATCCTGCCGATCATCGGGCCGGAGCGCGACATCCCCGCGCCCGACATCGGCACCGACGAGCGCACAATGGCGTGGATCATGGACACCTACTCGGTGAACTCGGGCTACACGGTGCCCGGCATCGTCACCGGCAAGCCCATCTCGCTCGGCGGATCGCTCGGCCGCGCGTCGGCGACCAGCCGCGGCGTCACGCACATCGCCCTCGCGGCGCTGCGTCACGCGGGCCTCGAGCCGGCGCGGTCGTCGGCGGCCGTGCAGGGCTTCGGCAAGGTCGGTGCGGATGCCGCGCGGTTCCTCGCCGAGGCGGGCGTGAAGGTGACGGCCGTCAGCGACCAGTACGGCGCGGTGCGCAACGACGGCGGCCTCGACATCGAGGCGCTCTCCGACCACGTGAAGGCCACCGGATCGGTCGTCGGCTTCGCCGGCGCCGACGAGCTCGACCGCGATGCCGTGCTCACGCAGGACGTCGACCTGCTCGTGCCGGCCGCCGTCGAAGGCGTGCTCAACGAGGGCAATGCCGGGGCCGTGAAGGCCCGCGTGATCGTCGAGGGCGCCAACGGCCCCACGACGCCCGCGGCCGACGCGATCCTCCGGGAGCGCGGCGCCCTCGTCGTGCCCGACATCCTCGCGAACGCCGGCGGCGTCATCGTCTCGTACTTCGAGTGGGTGCAGGCCAACCAGGCCTACTGGTGGCGTGCCGACGAGGTCGAGAGCAGACTGGAGGAGCGGATGCTGAACGCCTGGCGTCACGTGCTCGGCTATGCCGAGGCCCGCGACCTCTCGCTCCGCACCGCCGCCACGGCGCTCGCCGTCGAACGCGTCGCCGAGGCGCACCGCCTCCGCGGCCTCTACCCCTGA